TATTGAAGGATTTGCAATACAGCTGGGTCATCATCAATGGGTCGAGCAATCAAGCGATTTATGGGGTCATTAGTAAAATCATCGATGATTATATTATTTTAATCAGTCATCAAGAAATACTTTATATTCCAAGTCTAATCATAACAAACATTTATAGTTCGATATCCGAATCTGACATAATCTTGATGAATGAGAGGGCATTATTAGAAAACAAAAAAATAGTTGATTTAACTATGAATATAGAGACTGATGAAGTTGACAACGAACTTATAAAGGATGCAATAAACACTAAGGAAATATTGGAAGTAGATCAGGCCGATATAGAACATTCGACAGAGCTTGAATTAACGGAAAGTGTACGTCCACTTCTTGAAGATGCAAAGGATAATTCCCAACCAATTTCAAGTGAAGTTAAAGCAGATAAAGAAATCGTTGAGGTTCAGAAAGATAGTACGCATGAGGTATTAGAAGTGCGCAAAGAAACTCCCCATGTGGAACTCTCAAAGAAACTCGAATTAATGAAGATTCTCTATTTAACTATCAATAATAGAAAGTCTACCTCTCAATCAATATTAAGTGAATACAAAGCAACTGAAGACTCCGTTACACCTTTACCGGAAGCATCGGAGGAGCTAGCTAACTCCAGTTTGGACGAGGAAATGGAAGAAGTTTCGGATGGTAGAAGCGCAGATGAGGTAATTAAAGGTAGCGATATCGGTGATGTCAATGCGGAAGTTTCATCAAAACTTGAATCTGAAAAGCGTGTTGATTTACCTATTGATGAAGAAGTGAGTTTTGATTTAATACTAAGTGAAGAAAAAGCAACTGAAAACTCCGTTACACCTTTACCGGAAGCATCGGAAGAGCTAACTAACTCCAGTTTGGACGAGGAAATGGAAGAAGTTTTGGATGGTAGTGGCGCAGATGAGGTAATTGGAGGTAGCGATATCGGTGATGCCAATGCGGAAGTTTCATCAAAACTTGAATCTGAAGAGCGTGTTGATTTACCTATTGATGAAGAAGTGAGTTTTGAATTAATACTAAGTGAATACAAAGCAACTGAAGACTCCGTTACACCTTTACCGGAAGCATCGGAAGAGCTAGCTAACTCCAGTTTGGACGAGGAAATGGAAGAGGTTCCGGATGGTAGTGGCGCAGATAAGGTAATTGGAGGTAGCGATATCGGTGATGTCAATGCGGAAGTTTCATCAAAACTTGAATTTGAAAAGCGTGTTGATTTACCTATTGATGAAGAAGTGAGTTTTGAATTAATACTAAGTGAAGAAAAAGCAACTGAAAACTCCGTTACACCTTTACCGGAAGCATCGGAAGAGCTAGCTAACTCCAGTTTGGACGAGGAAATGGAAGAAGTTTCGGTTGGTAGAAGCTCAGATGAGGTAATTGAAGGTAGCGATATCGGTGATGCCAATGCGGAAGTTTCATCAAAACTTGAATCTGAAGAGCGTGTCGATTTACCTATTGATGAAGAAGCGAGTTTTGAATTAAACCTAAGTGAAGAAAGAGTCGCTGAAAACTCCGTTCTAGATTTGGCAGAAGCATCGAAGGAATTGGCGAACTCCTCTGTAGAGCAAGAAGTAGCTGAGGTTTTGCATGACGGCTATCTAGAAGAATACCAACTAGTTGAATTTAAAGAGAATTTAAATTATCTACAACGAAATATTGAAGATTTATTGAATAAGGATGAAGAATATTTAAGTGAAGTGGATAACCAGGTTGGAAATGAAATTCATCATACCGATAACGGTGTTGAGCAATCCTTTAGCAAAGTTCAATCTTACCAGAAGGAAAACGGAAAACCTCGTGGTAAACGTAGCCCCATTCATTATGAAAGTAGGCCTAGTAACCCAATAAAGGAAGATAATTGTCAAATTCATGACGAAAGAGTAATCACAATGGAAGAAACAGCGCAGGATGATACGAATCCCACTCACACGCCTAGCAGAGAACTAAGTCCGAAAGAAGAAAAAGAAATGTTGCAGAAGCAATATTCTTCACTTATGAAGCATGCTGCTGAGTATTTACTTAAATTGGAAGATAATATCGAACGTGAACATTCCAAAACAGATATCTTTAAAATGCCTATAAGAAAAATCAGTCCAATAGATAAGAAATCGGCTCTTGAAGGGCAATATATATCCTTAATGAATCATGCTGCAAAGATGTATTGGCAATTAAGTGATTAATGTTCAATGAAGGAGATGTAAATTTGAATAAAATTATTCGAAATCTTGTCCATGAAGTTGTTCGGATAAAATCTTCGGGTACGCATTCGATTACCGGAACGCTAATTGACGTTGGAGATGATATCATCGTGCTTTTCAACGGAAAGGAATTTATGTATATCTCCATAGATCATATCCAAAATTTTGACGTGGATCGTGACATTCTAGATGATATCGAATCACCAACTGGATTCCCAAGCATCATTGCGCAAGATACTAATAAAGATTTATCTTTAGAAGAGGTTGTTACGCAAGCGATAGGTACATTTGTTGAAATTTATGTAACAGGCGACCAGCCCTTGTATGGTCATATTACAAGCGTTATGAATGACTATTTTGTTTTCCAATCTCCCGTTTATCAAACGATGTATATTTCATTACATCATCTGAAGTGGCTCATCCCGTATACGCAAATTAAAAAACCTTATGGCTTAGATAATTATCCAATCCCCGTGCAGGCAAATAAGGAGTTATTAGCAAGTGCATTTGATGCCCAAGTGGAAAAGTTTAAAAATAAAATCGTTGTCTTTAATATTAGTGGAAATAAGAGTTACTTGGGGAAGTTAAACGATTTTGAAGATCAAATTATTGAAATCCAAACAGTAAAAACGCATCCCATTTATCTTAACTTTAAACACATCAAAACAATGCACCAAGTGTAGCCTGTAGGAAAAACTAAGTTTTTTTCAGTGAAGTCATGTTTATTGGCTTGAAGATCCCCCTGAGTGGCTGACGAGATATTATCGGCAGCCAATATCTATTAGGACTGTCATAGCAGTGCGAATACACGTAGAAAGAGGTGTGAAATCATTCATCCTTCTTTTTATGTGTATATTTTTGAATATGTAAAATCATGTCTTTGTCTATCCAATGGATGGATTTTTTTCTTTATTCAGAAGCTCATTTCGGATTCTAAATCAGAAAGGCTTTCAACGAAGCGTTAAAATATCCTGCGGTGAATAAGTTTTTGGTGTTTTCCTCAATTGCTGCACATTTATTCTGAAAAAATACTTGTCCAATAAAATAATGTTCAATATGGACAAGTTTACATTTTAATAGGGTGGACAGACATCTCGTTCCTAGTAAAGTGAAGTGAATATACATAGGGAAACGGACAAACAATTCACCAGATTTTTATCAAGTTGAAAGAAGGGATATGTGTGTTGGAATGAGTTATGAAGTTGTGGTTATAGGTATGGTGTTCCTTGCAACTATGTCATTCATCTTTTGGGGACCTAGAGATGTGAATGAGGCATGGCCAGCGTCGATAGGAGCAGGGATCATTTTGCTAACAGGGATTGTCTCACGCTTAGATATAATTGATATCATTAGCAAAATTGGTGGGGCGTCAATTACGATTATTGCAACCATTGTCATGGCGGTAATATTGGAGAGTTTTGGTTTTTTCCACTGGGCAGCCGCAAAACTTGCGATATTATCAAAGGGTTCTGGCCACCGGCTCTATTGGTATATCCAGTTACTATGTTTTTTAATGACACTCTTATTTAATAATGATGGAAGTATTTTAATCACAACACCAATTCTTATTCTTCTACTAAAAAACATTCAATTAAAACCCCATCAACAAATTCCTTACCTACTAAGTGGAGCACTTATTGCGACTGCTTCTAGTGCGCCAATTGGCGTTAGTAATATAGTCAACTTGATCGCATTGAATATCATTGATATGTCACTTTGGATGCATACAGCAATGATGTTCGTTCCAGGAACCTTAGGATTGTTTTTTATGTCATATTTGATGTATAGAGTAATCAGGAAGAAACTACCAGAAAAATTACCTGATTCGATTATCGATATTGAGGATTACTTTTTCGTTAAAAATTTCCACCCGTTAAAAGCAAGGTTTTCTGTTGAAACAAAACGGAAACGTACACAATTTATGATGAAGATTTTACTGTTTGTATTTGTTATGCGTTGTCTCCTTTTTGTTGCCTCTTATGTCAACATTCCCATTGAAATTGTCGCAGTCCTCGGATCGGTCGTCTTACTTGCGTGGAGATGGTATCACTTAGGAACAAACCCAGTGGACATCTTGAAAAAAACGCCATGGCACATTCTAATATTTGCCTTCTCTATGTATGTAATCATATATGGCATGCATAATGTGGGACTCACAGCGTTGTTAGTAGAATGG
This window of the Sporosarcina ureilytica genome carries:
- a CDS encoding arsenic transporter, with amino-acid sequence MSYEVVVIGMVFLATMSFIFWGPRDVNEAWPASIGAGIILLTGIVSRLDIIDIISKIGGASITIIATIVMAVILESFGFFHWAAAKLAILSKGSGHRLYWYIQLLCFLMTLLFNNDGSILITTPILILLLKNIQLKPHQQIPYLLSGALIATASSAPIGVSNIVNLIALNIIDMSLWMHTAMMFVPGTLGLFFMSYLMYRVIRKKLPEKLPDSIIDIEDYFFVKNFHPLKARFSVETKRKRTQFMMKILLFVFVMRCLLFVASYVNIPIEIVAVLGSVVLLAWRWYHLGTNPVDILKKTPWHILIFAFSMYVIIYGMHNVGLTALLVEWCEPIVNQGLFQASMIMGGLVSLLSNFFNNHPALMIGTITLTEMGLDPITLKTIYLANIIGSDMGSLLLPIGTLASLIWMHILRKNKVKVYWKDYLSVSFIVIPISTIVTLILLYFWVQLVFAG
- a CDS encoding DUF6897 domain-containing protein, encoding MNKIIRNLVHEVVRIKSSGTHSITGTLIDVGDDIIVLFNGKEFMYISIDHIQNFDVDRDILDDIESPTGFPSIIAQDTNKDLSLEEVVTQAIGTFVEIYVTGDQPLYGHITSVMNDYFVFQSPVYQTMYISLHHLKWLIPYTQIKKPYGLDNYPIPVQANKELLASAFDAQVEKFKNKIVVFNISGNKSYLGKLNDFEDQIIEIQTVKTHPIYLNFKHIKTMHQV